A window of Macrotis lagotis isolate mMagLag1 chromosome X, bilby.v1.9.chrom.fasta, whole genome shotgun sequence contains these coding sequences:
- the HSH2D gene encoding hematopoietic SH2 domain-containing protein isoform X1, whose translation MQASSLSSHVDRIGETLTSWLNQDEIPKWYYGDISREAAENLLQKKPLGCFLVRASQRHVGYTLSYRAKDCCRHFMIKLLLNGCLVVPGEKDVHPTLVDLVSFYQKTPFQPFQELLTLPCGQENENSEDTSLYSNMAVDEKTGAVDSSSSYKPKSSPSLPYTVSPKPISLPQKRMTEMPQTDRPNSSQTWMKPSEQSPAPGHAQRAEKTSLNDVPQKIWENLKTGKKITEQIKSHLPNVKILFPSSPKHVKNQARGASDLVGDESATQMEYSYPEREDKNSPNIYTDPFERDPLPEHSFHSESQELCLPLRKSVGTSISPISASKEVIFPGPRRGVILETTYQGSPKSAGDNLYSFSEEYHPPPPFAPGF comes from the exons aGCTGCTGAAAATTTGCTCCAGAAGAAACCTCTGGGATGTTTCCTAGTACGTGCCAGCCAGAGACATGTGGGCTACACACTTTCCTACAG AGCCAAGGACTGTTGCCGCCACTTCATGATTAAGCTTCTGCTAAATGGCTGCTTGGTGGTCCCTGGAGAAAAGGATGTTCATCCAACATTAGTGGACCTGGTGAGCTTCTACCAGAAAACTCCCTTCCAGCCCTTCCAGGAACTGCTAACTCTGCCATGTGGCCAG gagAATGAGAACAGTGAGGATACCTCCCTTTACTCCAACATGGCAGTGGATGAAAAAACCGGAGCAGTGGACAGTTCATCTTCCTACAAGCCCAAGTCTAGCCCATCTCTTCCCTACACT GTATCCCCAAAACCCATATCACTACCTCAGAAAAGAATGACAGAGATGCCCCAAACTGACAGACCAAACTCATCTCAGACATGGATGAAACCTTCAGAGCAATCACCAGCCCCAGGTCATGCCCAGAGGGCAGAGAAGACTTCACTGAATGATGTCCCACAAAAAATCTGGGAGAATCTTAAGACTGGGAAGAAGATAACAGAGCAAATAAAAAGTCACCTCCCAAATGTGAAGATCCTCTTCCCATCTTCACCAAAACATGTAAAGAATCAAGCCAGGGGGGCTTCAGACCTAGTGGGAGATGAATCTGCCACCCAAATGGAATATAGCTATCCAGAAAGGGAAGACAAGAACTCTCCCAATATCTATACAGATCCATTTGAAAGAGATCCACTTCCAGAACACTCCTTTCACTCCGAGTCTCAAGAACTCTGCCTGCCTCTGAGGAAATCAGTTGGGACATCAATTTCCCCCATTTCAGCTTCGAAGGAAGTCATCTTCCCTGGCCCTAGAAGGGGGGTGATTTTAGAAACTACATACCAAGGCAGTCCCAAGTCAGCAGGTGATAATCTATACTCTTTCTCTGAAGAGTACCATCCACCTCCACCCTTTGCACCTGGGTTCTGA